The DNA segment TGATGCAAACATGACCTACCTCCTTAATCGCACAAAAAACAGACAGATCAAGGTAATAAAGGACCTACTCATACTAAAATCATATACCCATCCCTAAAAACAGGCTCCTGCATCCTATGAAAAAATACATTGTCAGCATCGATCAGGGTACCACTAGCTGTCGCGCCATCGTTTTTGACAAAGTGGGCACACCACTTGGGGTGGGACAAGTCGAGTTTGAGCAATTTTTTCCTAAGCCAAGCTGGGTTGAGCACGATGCCTCGGAGATTTTGACAAAGCAGATTGCCTGCATCAAAGACGCCATAAAAAACGCTGGCATAAGTCCAGACGAAATCGCCTGCGTGGGCGTCACCAATCAAAGAGAGACAACCGTCATCTGGGATAAAAAAACTGGCAAACCAATCCACCGCGCCATCGTCTGGCAGTGCAGACGCACTCAAGATTTTGCCCACACACTTAGCGATAAAACAGAGTTATTTAGACTCAAAACTGGACTTGTACCAGACGCCTATTTTAGTGGACCCAAAGCAAAGTGGATCCTTGATAGTGTAGAGGGCGCCAGAGCCAGAGCAGAAAAAGGCGAGCTTTGTTTTGGCACAATCGATAGCTGGCTTATTTACAATCTAACAAAAGAAAAGAACCATGTCACAGAGCCAAGTAATGCCTCTCGCACCATGCTCTTTAACATCAATACAATGGACTGGGACGATGAGCTATTAAAACTCATTGCAGTACCACGGGCGATACTACCCAAAGTATTACCCTCAAATAGCAACTTTGGCACCACTATAAAAGAACAGGTCGGATTTGAAGCGCCGATATTGGCCAATATGGGCGACCAGCAAGCGGCACTTTTTGGTCAGTGCTGCCTGCAAGAAGGCATGGCAAAATGCACTTATGGCACAGGCAGCTTCCTCCTGGCTAATATCGGCAACAAACCCAGGCTAGCCAACGGACTGCTCACCACAGTAGGCTGGCAACTCACTGGACAAAAGCCAGTCTATGCCTTTGAGGGAGCCATATTTGTCGCTGGCGCAGCAGTGCAATGGCTGCGTGATGGACTGGGCATAATCGAAACAAGCGAAGAAACAGAAAAGCTGGCACGCTCCATAGATAGTAACGAAGGAGTATATTTTGTACCTGCCTTTGTAGGATTGGGCTCGCCGTGGTGGAACTCCGATGTTAGAGGTACTATAGTCGGCCTCACCAGGGGCAGTGGCAGAGCCCATCTTGTCCGAGCCGCCCTGGAGTCTATGGCTTATCAAGTCTCAGATGTTGTAGGAGACATGCAAGCCAACGGCATAGCTATCACTGAGCTTAGAGTAGACGGCGGAGCGACACGCAACAAACTGATGATGGAGTTCCAGTCAGACGTGCTAAACGTGCCGGTGACTAGAGCCACACAAGTGGAGTCCACAGCCTGGGGTGTAGCCGCCATGGCCGGTCTGACACAAGGTGTAATAGCCAGCGCCACAGATCTTGCCGATAGCTGGCAAAAGGATCTTACAGTCACTCCACAAACAGATCGCAGCGCCCAGTACAAGGGTTGGCAGGCAGCACTCAAAGGTGCCTTTGCCCATGCCCAGGCGCTGCATCAAGATGAGCCAGCTCAAGCAAAAGACGAGCCCAGCAAAGTAAAGGTCAAGCAATAGCTACCAGGATTTTTGCATTAGAAAACGCAGATGGCTGCTCTGCCTACTCCCTCACAATCCCGTAAGCAAGCAGCACACTATCGATAAATTCGTCCTTAGCCTGGGCGTAATCGTTGACTACTGTGTACTGCGGTGCTAGCTCTAGCTTGAGCTTTTGATAGGCGTCACGGATAGATTGATCTTGCCGCAATATGTCCCTGAATTTGAGATGCCGGTGAAAAAAGGGTGTATTGATTTTAACCAGGTGGATATTAACCGCCGGTAGTACCACTGTGTCGCTATCATCCTGAGAGTCCTGATGTCGCTTAAACAATCTGCGCTGCGGCAAAGTATCTTCGTACTGATATATGTACGCGTAACCAGCGCGCATCATCGCAGCCACAGTAAGATCCAGCTCCACCGACTGATGTATAGCCGGCATAATGTCGATAATGGGCTTGGCAGCAAGACCTGGCACAGAGGTGCTGCCGATATGATCTATGTCAGCCAGTAGTGGTCCAAGAGCCTGCTTGATGCGCCCACGCTCGGCCTCGTACTGGTCTGCCCATAATGGATTGTATTTTTCGATGATTATCATCGCCCACCTTGACAAGGTTGCAATTTTTTTGATGAGGTCCCCCTAATAATCTCTCAAGCTGAGTTAGCAAAGAGTGAACCACCCAGGAGCAATTATGCAATCTCTCAGACCTTCAAGCCAGTTGAAATCGCCAAGAGTTATTAGCAAATCTCGACAGTTTCAGGCCCAGCGGGACAAAGTCTGCATCCGTCTGCCCCGAGAACAAGCGCTCATTTTGTACGCCATGATGGACAGACTCAATAGTGATCCCTCAGTAAAGCTTGAGCACCAGGCAGAGCGCAAAGTCCTCTGGGATCTGGAGTACTTACTGCATAGCGCCCTGCCCGAAACTCACACTGCTGAGTACGAATCCAAGCTTAGCGAAGCAAGAGAAAACACCTGGCCAAAACCAGAAAAGCTTTTGCGAACTTCTTGCTGATTTTTCCAGCAGCACTTTTGAAGTTTGAATAATCTTGAAAATTTGACCTTATCATCCCGCCTGATGATACACAAAGACCTCCTTTCGGAGGTCTTTGTGCGTGTCTTCGTCAAGCGGGGGGAAAACTTTAAAACTATTTGCGCTTTTAGCTGACCATCTTTAATGTCTGGCAGCGTCTGCCATGGCGCCAGGTAAGCCCTGGCTGGCAACTGTAGAGAAGGGGGTTACGCCGACAATATCAAACTGGGCTCCTTCATCTGGACTTAATCGATTATCGAGCTTGTTGAGCAATGCCCCACCGGCTCTCTCGTTGCCTATCTGAATAAAATTGATTCTCACTTC comes from the Candidatus Obscuribacter sp. genome and includes:
- the glpK gene encoding glycerol kinase GlpK; protein product: MKKYIVSIDQGTTSCRAIVFDKVGTPLGVGQVEFEQFFPKPSWVEHDASEILTKQIACIKDAIKNAGISPDEIACVGVTNQRETTVIWDKKTGKPIHRAIVWQCRRTQDFAHTLSDKTELFRLKTGLVPDAYFSGPKAKWILDSVEGARARAEKGELCFGTIDSWLIYNLTKEKNHVTEPSNASRTMLFNINTMDWDDELLKLIAVPRAILPKVLPSNSNFGTTIKEQVGFEAPILANMGDQQAALFGQCCLQEGMAKCTYGTGSFLLANIGNKPRLANGLLTTVGWQLTGQKPVYAFEGAIFVAGAAVQWLRDGLGIIETSEETEKLARSIDSNEGVYFVPAFVGLGSPWWNSDVRGTIVGLTRGSGRAHLVRAALESMAYQVSDVVGDMQANGIAITELRVDGGATRNKLMMEFQSDVLNVPVTRATQVESTAWGVAAMAGLTQGVIASATDLADSWQKDLTVTPQTDRSAQYKGWQAALKGAFAHAQALHQDEPAQAKDEPSKVKVKQ
- a CDS encoding GrpB family protein codes for the protein MIIIEKYNPLWADQYEAERGRIKQALGPLLADIDHIGSTSVPGLAAKPIIDIMPAIHQSVELDLTVAAMMRAGYAYIYQYEDTLPQRRLFKRHQDSQDDSDTVVLPAVNIHLVKINTPFFHRHLKFRDILRQDQSIRDAYQKLKLELAPQYTVVNDYAQAKDEFIDSVLLAYGIVRE